Proteins from one Salinispora arenicola genomic window:
- a CDS encoding GOLPH3/VPS74 family protein translates to MWEDRLLVADEFFLVAHNDIRGKARLHPAATGLGLAGGLLGELVLYGHIMVVDGDLSVVDRRPPADALAHTVLDQLVGEAQHRSVRTWLSFLAQSATTSVGERLSRAGVLRRRESRRLLRTTVGYVPVDPNAAAWPTTRLRVLLERSDPPPTLADAVLLGLIAAAGLDREVLWSTGPRAQHRLTSLVAALPAPLKELVAHTEAAVGAAVLRGGP, encoded by the coding sequence TTGTGGGAGGACCGGTTGCTGGTCGCCGACGAGTTCTTCCTGGTCGCCCATAACGACATCCGGGGCAAGGCGAGACTGCACCCCGCCGCCACCGGACTGGGGCTCGCCGGCGGCCTGCTCGGCGAACTCGTTCTCTATGGACACATCATGGTGGTCGACGGGGACCTCTCGGTCGTCGATCGACGCCCGCCGGCGGACGCGCTCGCCCACACCGTGCTCGACCAACTGGTCGGCGAGGCGCAGCACCGGTCCGTCCGCACCTGGCTCAGCTTCCTCGCCCAGAGCGCCACCACGTCGGTGGGGGAGCGGCTGTCCCGGGCGGGGGTGCTGCGCCGCAGGGAGAGCCGACGGCTGCTGCGGACCACGGTCGGGTACGTCCCAGTGGATCCCAACGCGGCGGCCTGGCCGACCACCCGCCTGCGGGTGTTGCTGGAGCGTTCGGACCCCCCGCCGACCCTCGCCGACGCGGTGCTGCTCGGGCTGATCGCCGCAGCGGGTCTTGACCGGGAGGTGTTGTGGAGCACCGGGCCCCGGGCCCAACACCGGCTCACCAGCCTGGTCGCTGCTCTGCCCGCACCGCTGAAGGAACTGGTCGCGCACACCGAGGCCGCCGTCGGCGCGGCGGTGCTGCGCGGCGGCCCGTGA
- a CDS encoding helix-turn-helix domain-containing protein, with translation MTASPTVRRRRIARELRQLRERANMTLDVAARQLDMSKSNLSRIENAQIGIKPRDVRAALALYQVTGADAEALIDIARGAQQRGWWQNYSDVLPEWFEFYVGLEAEAAALRTYEGEAVPGLLQTEAYAREVFRRTAGEEGLERKVAARLRRQEVLHHDDPVELSVVLNEAVLCRPVGGNQVMADQLAHIAKVAQLPNVTVQVLPFSAGGHPAMSAPYVILAFADTADAAVVYLENLTTGLALEGVGNVTGYSLVHEELRRLALGPEASQARLMAASRNFA, from the coding sequence GTGACTGCGAGCCCGACCGTACGCCGCCGCCGAATCGCCCGTGAACTACGTCAACTGCGCGAGCGCGCCAACATGACCCTCGATGTCGCCGCCCGACAGTTGGACATGTCCAAAAGCAACCTGTCCCGAATCGAGAACGCCCAGATCGGCATCAAGCCGCGCGACGTCCGCGCCGCCCTGGCCCTCTACCAGGTGACCGGTGCCGACGCCGAGGCGCTGATCGACATCGCCCGCGGGGCCCAGCAGCGCGGGTGGTGGCAGAACTACAGCGACGTACTGCCCGAGTGGTTCGAGTTCTACGTCGGCCTGGAGGCGGAGGCCGCCGCGCTGCGCACGTACGAGGGCGAAGCCGTGCCCGGACTACTGCAGACCGAGGCGTACGCGCGAGAGGTCTTCCGGCGCACGGCCGGCGAGGAGGGGCTCGAGCGGAAGGTCGCCGCGCGACTGCGCCGTCAGGAGGTGTTGCACCACGACGACCCGGTGGAACTGTCGGTCGTTCTCAACGAGGCGGTGCTCTGCCGGCCGGTCGGAGGGAACCAGGTGATGGCCGACCAGCTGGCGCATATCGCGAAGGTCGCCCAGTTACCGAACGTGACGGTGCAGGTACTACCCTTCTCGGCCGGCGGCCATCCCGCCATGAGCGCGCCCTACGTGATCCTCGCTTTCGCCGACACGGCCGACGCGGCCGTGGTTTACCTGGAAAATCTCACGACTGGCCTAGCGCTGGAGGGGGTTGGAAACGTTACCGGGTATAGCCTGGTGCACGAGGAGTTGCGCCGTCTGGCGCTCGGTCCAGAGGCGTCCCAGGCACGCCTCATGGCAGCTTCTCGTAACTTTGCGTGA
- a CDS encoding DUF397 domain-containing protein has product MTALDRTEWRTSSRSVGNGNCVEVSTLDNSVAVRDSKDRRGPVLAFPTPAWRAFVSGIDGVRGD; this is encoded by the coding sequence ATGACGGCGCTCGACCGGACGGAGTGGCGCACCAGCAGCCGCAGTGTGGGCAATGGCAACTGCGTTGAGGTGTCCACATTGGACAATTCGGTTGCGGTCCGGGACAGCAAGGACCGCCGCGGGCCGGTACTGGCATTCCCCACACCGGCCTGGCGCGCCTTCGTGTCCGGCATCGACGGGGTACGCGGCGACTGA
- the hrpB gene encoding ATP-dependent helicase HrpB: MLSDAPIDLPVRPVVPAVLAALRATGTAVLVAPPGSGKTTLVPLAVAEEVSGRVLVAQPRRVAARAAARRMAALLDERVGERVGYAVRGDRRVGPRTRIEVVTTGLLVRRLHRAPELPGSSAVLLDEIHERQLDADLALAFTVEARAALRPDLWLLGMSATPDTGRVAALLGGDAAAPVIRASATAHPVTRVWAPPPRPVVPAGGGRVDPALLDHVAATIRRALREHDGDVLAFLPGTGEIAAVTARLAGLPADVAVLPLHGRQRPADQDAALRARPSPLDPSDAPPRTGASGARRRVVLATSVAESSLTVPGVRVVVDSGLARVARMDLARGLGALVTVPVSRAAATQRAGRAGREGPGHVYRCWSETNHERLAAQPEPEIATADLTGFALDLATWGTPDGGGLALPDPPPPAALAVARESLVALGALDADGRITTRGRQIAATGTHPRLGRALIDGAARVGPDRAAEVVALLAEAGIAGPGDDLVATLRRLRSGTDAATTNRWRAEIRRLRAALPPEPGRTGPDRNLPDDLAAGLVVGLAYPERLARVRRSGDPAYVMSGGTAATLAPGSALAESVWLAIAVADRSPGAPTARIRLAAPVDEATAREAGRSLLSSVREVAWSGTDVVAREVVRLGALELVEHPLVAPDPNELRSALVDGLRRTGLGLLNWTPAARALRERLAFCHLALGGEWPDVSDEALLATAPDWLAPELAGARRRADLAHIDVLSALRRLLPWPVASRLDELAPERLTVPSGSRIRIDYTDPATPVLAVRLQETFGWQEAPRIAGGQVPVLLQLLSPAGRPVAVTGDLASFWRSGYAQVRAELRGRYPRHSWPADPVTAEPTRRANPRRR; the protein is encoded by the coding sequence GTGCTCTCCGACGCCCCCATTGACCTGCCGGTCCGACCGGTGGTTCCCGCGGTGCTGGCGGCGCTGCGCGCCACCGGCACCGCGGTGCTCGTGGCACCGCCCGGCAGCGGCAAGACCACGCTGGTCCCGCTCGCGGTTGCCGAGGAGGTCTCCGGCCGGGTACTGGTGGCACAGCCCCGCCGGGTGGCCGCCCGCGCCGCCGCCCGCCGGATGGCCGCACTACTCGACGAACGGGTGGGCGAGCGGGTCGGGTACGCCGTGCGTGGCGACCGCCGAGTCGGCCCGCGCACCAGGATCGAGGTGGTGACGACCGGCCTGCTGGTTCGACGGCTCCATCGGGCCCCGGAACTGCCCGGTAGCAGCGCCGTCCTGCTCGACGAGATCCACGAACGGCAACTCGACGCCGATCTGGCACTCGCGTTCACAGTGGAGGCACGCGCCGCACTCCGGCCGGATCTCTGGTTGCTCGGCATGTCGGCCACCCCCGACACGGGTCGGGTCGCCGCGTTGCTCGGCGGCGACGCGGCCGCACCGGTCATCCGGGCGTCCGCGACGGCGCACCCGGTGACCCGGGTCTGGGCGCCGCCACCCCGCCCGGTCGTTCCCGCCGGTGGCGGGCGGGTCGACCCGGCACTCCTCGACCACGTCGCGGCCACCATCCGGCGGGCCCTGCGCGAACACGACGGCGACGTTCTGGCCTTCCTGCCCGGCACCGGGGAGATCGCCGCCGTCACCGCCCGGTTGGCCGGCCTGCCCGCCGACGTCGCGGTCCTGCCGTTGCACGGCCGGCAACGCCCGGCCGACCAGGACGCGGCACTGCGGGCCCGGCCATCCCCGCTCGACCCCTCCGATGCTCCACCCCGCACGGGGGCCAGCGGTGCCCGACGGCGGGTGGTGCTGGCCACGTCCGTCGCGGAGAGCAGCCTGACGGTGCCGGGGGTTCGGGTGGTGGTCGACTCGGGGCTGGCCCGCGTCGCGCGCATGGACCTCGCCCGCGGACTGGGCGCCTTGGTCACCGTCCCGGTGTCCCGGGCCGCCGCCACCCAGCGGGCCGGACGGGCCGGACGGGAAGGTCCCGGACACGTGTACCGCTGCTGGTCGGAGACGAACCACGAACGGCTCGCCGCGCAGCCCGAACCCGAGATCGCCACGGCCGACCTCACCGGGTTCGCACTGGACCTCGCGACCTGGGGGACACCGGACGGAGGTGGGCTCGCGCTGCCGGACCCGCCCCCGCCGGCCGCCCTCGCCGTGGCCCGGGAGTCCCTCGTGGCTCTCGGCGCGCTCGACGCCGACGGGCGGATCACCACCCGCGGTCGTCAGATCGCGGCGACGGGCACGCACCCCCGACTGGGCCGTGCCCTGATCGACGGCGCCGCCCGCGTCGGCCCGGACCGCGCGGCCGAGGTCGTCGCGCTCCTCGCCGAGGCGGGTATCGCCGGTCCCGGGGACGACCTCGTCGCCACGCTGCGACGGCTCCGCTCGGGAACGGACGCCGCCACCACCAACCGGTGGCGGGCTGAAATACGCCGGCTACGCGCCGCCCTGCCACCGGAACCCGGCCGGACCGGGCCCGACCGGAACCTCCCCGACGACCTGGCCGCCGGGCTGGTCGTCGGGCTGGCGTACCCGGAACGGCTGGCCCGGGTCCGGCGCTCGGGCGACCCCGCGTATGTGATGAGTGGTGGGACCGCCGCGACCCTGGCGCCCGGATCGGCGCTGGCCGAGTCGGTGTGGCTGGCGATCGCGGTCGCCGACCGCTCGCCCGGCGCGCCGACAGCCCGCATCCGGCTGGCCGCCCCGGTGGACGAGGCGACCGCCCGGGAGGCCGGCAGGTCGCTCCTCAGCTCGGTGCGCGAGGTGGCCTGGTCCGGCACCGACGTGGTGGCTCGGGAGGTGGTCCGCCTCGGTGCGCTCGAGCTCGTCGAGCACCCGCTGGTCGCTCCCGACCCGAACGAACTGCGCAGCGCGCTGGTGGACGGCCTGCGCCGAACCGGCCTGGGCCTGCTGAACTGGACCCCGGCAGCCCGGGCGTTACGTGAACGGCTGGCGTTCTGCCACCTAGCCCTCGGCGGCGAGTGGCCCGACGTGAGCGACGAGGCGCTGCTGGCCACGGCACCGGACTGGCTCGCGCCGGAGTTGGCCGGTGCACGTCGTCGCGCCGACCTGGCCCACATCGACGTACTGTCCGCGCTGCGCCGTCTGCTGCCGTGGCCGGTCGCCTCCCGCCTGGACGAGCTCGCCCCGGAACGGCTCACGGTGCCCAGCGGCTCGCGGATCCGTATCGACTACACGGATCCGGCCACACCGGTGTTGGCGGTCCGGCTCCAGGAGACGTTCGGCTGGCAGGAAGCACCTCGGATCGCCGGTGGTCAGGTACCAGTCCTGCTGCAACTGCTCTCCCCCGCTGGACGGCCCGTCGCGGTCACCGGCGACCTGGCGTCGTTCTGGCGGTCCGGCTACGCACAGGTGCGGGCGGAACTGCGTGGGCGTTACCCGAGGCACTCGTGGCCGGCGGATCCGGTGACCGCCGAGCCGACTCGGCGGGCCAACCCGCGTCGGCGCTGA
- a CDS encoding PP2C family protein-serine/threonine phosphatase, which produces MTLKLRSFGVSDRGLIRSGNQDALYSGSWLVAVADGMGGMAAGDLASSMAIDSIAPLDVETPEDALVAALQQAIQAGSARIRQAVSEDPERQGMGTTLTALLFARTGSCLALAHVGDSRAYLFREGVLKQITRDDTFVQMLVDQGVITPDEANSHPRRAVVTQALQGEEVSPAYATMAPWAGDRWLLCSDGLSNVVRPDTLTEVLAGYPDRADCTRKLIDLALHAGGPDNVTAIVADVVQE; this is translated from the coding sequence ATGACCTTGAAGCTGCGTTCGTTCGGCGTGAGCGACCGTGGGCTGATCCGGAGTGGGAACCAGGACGCCCTGTACTCAGGTAGCTGGCTCGTCGCCGTCGCCGATGGCATGGGTGGGATGGCCGCCGGTGACCTTGCCAGTTCCATGGCGATCGACTCGATTGCCCCGCTCGACGTGGAGACCCCGGAGGACGCGCTGGTCGCCGCGTTGCAGCAGGCCATCCAGGCGGGCAGCGCACGCATCCGGCAGGCCGTCAGCGAGGATCCGGAGCGCCAGGGCATGGGCACCACGCTGACCGCCCTGCTCTTTGCCCGCACGGGTAGCTGTCTCGCGCTGGCCCACGTGGGGGACTCCCGGGCCTACCTGTTCCGTGAGGGCGTGCTCAAACAGATCACCCGGGACGACACGTTCGTGCAGATGCTCGTGGATCAGGGGGTCATTACCCCTGACGAGGCGAACAGCCATCCCCGGAGGGCGGTCGTGACACAGGCGTTGCAGGGCGAGGAGGTCTCCCCGGCCTACGCGACGATGGCGCCCTGGGCCGGCGATCGTTGGCTGCTGTGCAGCGACGGGCTGTCGAACGTGGTCCGCCCGGACACGCTTACCGAAGTGCTCGCCGGATACCCCGACCGGGCCGACTGCACCCGCAAACTGATCGACCTGGCGCTACACGCCGGCGGTCCGGACAATGTCACCGCCATCGTCGCCGACGTGGTGCAGGAGTGA
- a CDS encoding NADP-dependent succinic semialdehyde dehydrogenase, protein MSIATTNPATGRTVRTYEPFSPEQTDAAIDRSHLAYRNLRDTTVAQRAAWLDRAADLLDVERDEAARMATAEMGKTYAAARAEVTKCASACRFYARKAPEFLADEPADAASVGATRAFVRYQPIGPVLAVMPWNFPFWQVLRFAAPALMAGNTGLLKHASNVPQTALYLADLFRRAGFPEGAFGALLVGSDAVESILSDPRVRAATLTGSERAGRAIAQIAGRELKKTVLELGGSDPFVVMPSADLDRAAEVATVARCQNNGQSCIAAKRFIVHTDVFDAFAERFAARMSALRVGDPMEDSTEVGPLASEGGRAEIIDQVRDAVDLGATILCGGQRPERDGWYYPPTVVTDLTPEMRMWTEEVFGPVAGLYRVSSYDEAIEVANGTAFGLGANAWTRDQREQEWFAIDLEAGNVFVNGMTTSFPELPFGGVKNSGYGRELSALGMREFCNTKTVWVGGADDATWSVGTHAE, encoded by the coding sequence ATGTCCATCGCCACCACAAACCCCGCCACCGGACGGACAGTCAGGACGTACGAGCCCTTCTCGCCCGAGCAGACCGATGCGGCGATCGACCGTAGCCACCTCGCGTACCGGAACCTGCGCGACACCACCGTCGCGCAGCGCGCTGCCTGGCTCGACCGGGCCGCTGACCTACTCGACGTCGAGCGTGACGAGGCCGCCCGAATGGCGACCGCGGAGATGGGCAAGACGTACGCCGCCGCACGGGCCGAGGTGACCAAGTGCGCCAGCGCCTGCCGCTTCTATGCGAGGAAGGCACCCGAGTTCCTCGCCGACGAGCCCGCTGACGCGGCGAGCGTCGGTGCGACCCGGGCGTTCGTGCGGTACCAACCGATCGGGCCGGTGCTCGCGGTGATGCCGTGGAACTTCCCATTCTGGCAGGTGCTGCGCTTCGCCGCGCCGGCGCTGATGGCCGGCAACACCGGCCTGCTCAAGCACGCCTCGAATGTGCCACAGACCGCTCTCTATCTGGCGGATCTGTTCCGCCGGGCCGGCTTTCCGGAAGGTGCGTTCGGTGCGCTGCTGGTCGGCTCCGACGCGGTGGAGTCCATTCTGAGTGACCCCCGGGTCCGCGCCGCGACGCTCACCGGCAGCGAGCGTGCGGGCCGTGCCATCGCCCAGATCGCTGGCCGGGAGTTGAAGAAGACCGTGTTGGAACTCGGCGGCAGCGACCCGTTCGTGGTGATGCCCTCGGCCGATCTGGACCGGGCCGCCGAGGTCGCCACCGTCGCCCGTTGCCAGAACAACGGCCAGTCCTGTATCGCCGCGAAGCGCTTCATCGTGCACACCGACGTGTTCGACGCCTTCGCGGAGCGGTTCGCCGCGCGTATGTCCGCGCTGCGGGTGGGTGACCCGATGGAGGACAGCACCGAGGTGGGTCCGCTCGCCAGCGAAGGAGGCCGTGCTGAGATCATCGACCAGGTACGCGACGCCGTTGACCTGGGTGCGACCATCCTCTGTGGTGGTCAGCGGCCGGAGCGGGACGGCTGGTACTACCCGCCCACCGTCGTCACCGACCTCACCCCGGAGATGCGGATGTGGACCGAGGAGGTATTCGGGCCGGTCGCCGGGCTGTACCGGGTGTCGTCGTACGACGAGGCGATCGAGGTTGCCAACGGCACCGCGTTCGGGCTCGGCGCGAACGCCTGGACTCGAGATCAGCGGGAACAGGAGTGGTTCGCCATCGACTTGGAGGCTGGCAACGTCTTCGTCAACGGTATGACCACATCCTTTCCGGAGCTGCCGTTCGGCGGGGTGAAGAACTCCGGGTACGGCCGGGAACTGTCCGCGCTGGGAATGCGCGAGTTCTGCAACACCAAGACCGTGTGGGTCGGTGGTGCGGACGATGCCACCTGGTCGGTGGGAACGCACGCCGAGTGA
- a CDS encoding DUF6343 family protein gives MTRSQPRRARGTVGHAYSALNLRLVLATFGLVTMAVLGALAFRAGVVWLGVLGVLFAVVAAVDLVIIQRRRIARRREEPGTRHSLFE, from the coding sequence ATGACGAGATCGCAGCCGCGGCGCGCCCGCGGCACCGTCGGCCACGCCTACAGCGCGCTCAACCTTCGCCTCGTGCTCGCCACCTTCGGCCTGGTCACCATGGCTGTTCTCGGCGCGTTGGCGTTCCGCGCCGGGGTGGTGTGGCTGGGCGTGCTCGGTGTTCTCTTCGCCGTGGTGGCCGCCGTTGACCTGGTGATCATCCAGCGGCGACGGATCGCCCGCCGTCGGGAGGAGCCGGGAACCCGGCACTCGTTGTTCGAGTGA
- a CDS encoding antibiotic biosynthesis monooxygenase: MTTTPALPVTVAIARRTDPARTHEMVAWMRAGTALAEAFPGFLGAGWIRSAPGSGEWHMLYRFADNETLRRWEESPQRHWWLASAQGVVEHTRVERRTGVEGWFTLHGQAVEPVSAEPTVPPPSPPRWKQAVTIWLAFFPLNLAATLLTGWFIPNVPVPARVLIMSLTLTPLMTYLVLPRITHALGWWLHGRRPGHRFR, translated from the coding sequence ATGACCACGACGCCCGCGTTGCCCGTTACCGTCGCGATCGCGCGGCGCACCGACCCCGCTCGGACGCACGAGATGGTGGCGTGGATGCGCGCGGGAACCGCGCTGGCAGAGGCGTTCCCCGGGTTTCTCGGGGCCGGGTGGATCCGCAGCGCCCCCGGGTCCGGTGAGTGGCACATGCTCTATCGGTTCGCCGACAACGAGACGCTGCGTCGCTGGGAGGAGTCACCACAACGGCATTGGTGGCTGGCCTCGGCGCAGGGCGTCGTCGAGCACACCCGGGTGGAGCGCCGGACCGGCGTCGAGGGCTGGTTCACGCTGCATGGGCAGGCTGTCGAGCCGGTCAGCGCGGAGCCGACCGTTCCGCCACCGTCGCCACCGCGCTGGAAGCAGGCGGTGACGATCTGGCTGGCGTTCTTTCCCCTCAACCTGGCCGCGACGCTACTGACCGGCTGGTTCATCCCGAACGTCCCGGTACCAGCCCGCGTACTGATCATGAGTTTGACGCTGACGCCGCTGATGACGTACCTGGTACTGCCCCGGATCACCCACGCACTCGGCTGGTGGTTGCACGGCCGACGTCCCGGTCACCGGTTCCGGTGA
- a CDS encoding proteasome assembly chaperone family protein, with protein sequence MLDPHELYELADDLPDLGQPVLIQALSGFVDAGNATRLAREQLLTSLDARPVARFDLDQLFDYRSRRPVMTFVEDHWESYDAPALELHLLRDDADTPFLLLTGPEPDLQWERFVAAVAGLATRLDVRLTVGLNAIPMAVPHTRRTGVTAHATRRELTAGYEPWLQRVQVPGSVGYLLEYRLGEQGRDALGFAAHVPHYVAQTEYPAAAEVLLSSVSRSTGLLLPCDELRAATEAVRTEIDRQVAQTEDAAALVQALEEQYDAFTRGRGQPNLLNTGAGSLPTADELGAELERFLAEQTRPNDNPGG encoded by the coding sequence GTGCTCGACCCACACGAGCTCTACGAACTCGCCGACGATCTGCCCGACCTCGGGCAGCCCGTCCTGATCCAGGCGCTCTCCGGCTTCGTCGACGCCGGTAACGCCACCCGGTTGGCCCGCGAGCAACTGCTCACCTCGCTCGATGCGCGGCCGGTGGCCCGGTTCGACCTGGACCAGCTCTTCGACTACCGCTCGCGCCGGCCGGTGATGACCTTCGTCGAGGACCACTGGGAGTCCTACGACGCTCCGGCCCTGGAACTGCACCTGCTCCGCGACGACGCCGACACCCCGTTTCTCCTGCTCACCGGCCCGGAGCCGGACCTGCAGTGGGAACGTTTCGTCGCCGCCGTGGCCGGGCTCGCCACCCGGCTGGACGTCCGGCTGACCGTCGGGCTCAACGCCATCCCGATGGCGGTGCCACACACCCGCCGCACCGGTGTCACCGCGCACGCCACCCGGCGTGAGCTGACCGCAGGCTACGAGCCGTGGCTGCAACGTGTGCAGGTGCCGGGCAGCGTGGGATACCTGCTCGAATACCGCCTCGGCGAGCAGGGGCGCGACGCACTGGGCTTTGCCGCACACGTGCCGCACTACGTCGCGCAGACCGAGTACCCCGCCGCGGCCGAGGTGCTGCTCTCCTCGGTGTCGCGCAGCACCGGGCTACTCCTGCCCTGCGACGAACTGCGGGCCGCGACCGAGGCGGTCCGGACGGAAATCGACCGACAGGTCGCCCAGACCGAGGACGCCGCGGCGCTGGTTCAGGCGCTCGAGGAACAGTACGACGCCTTCACCCGCGGGCGCGGCCAGCCGAACCTCCTCAACACTGGGGCGGGGTCCCTGCCGACCGCCGACGAACTCGGCGCCGAGTTGGAACGCTTCCTGGCCGAGCAGACCCGCCCCAACGACAACCCGGGCGGCTGA